One Burkholderia thailandensis E264 genomic window carries:
- a CDS encoding CDP-glycerol glycerophosphotransferase family protein, translating into MAVMTIKKKIRFFFQATSQWYCFASVYRAFGDDCRYDVEVVALPYLKNGVQLGEPSWVFLEARGIRYIHYLQYDPDADAPDVVFLHCPYDETRPSAFHAAALRDHNVRLAYIPYGPDVGGGEQNCRFQYGLDTQLLAWRIFARSQAHRMRYERHLPGSAKRVVVTGHPKLDELHGAPAGNPFSPLVDGKHVFLWNPHFSVGFPAELRWSTFDRYVNTMCGLAAQRDDVAIIMRPHPNLFHTLMLHEPGKRLIATLIAFAKRHRNFVIDQSPLYRAAFDASHAMMTDTSSLMYEYLVCDKPILHLDCEGGAGLNEEGRQLVRGMSRARAECDIVSFVEDIVRGRDATQASRRRVIAEVLGVHDGKNGERVKLAVDRSDLWQSMPA; encoded by the coding sequence ATGGCCGTCATGACCATTAAGAAGAAAATCCGCTTTTTCTTTCAGGCGACGAGTCAGTGGTACTGCTTTGCGTCGGTATACCGTGCATTCGGCGACGATTGCCGTTACGACGTTGAAGTCGTCGCGTTGCCATATCTGAAGAATGGCGTTCAACTCGGCGAGCCGTCGTGGGTGTTTCTAGAGGCGCGGGGGATTCGGTATATCCATTACCTTCAATACGACCCGGATGCGGACGCGCCCGACGTCGTGTTCCTGCATTGTCCGTACGACGAGACGCGGCCGTCGGCATTTCATGCCGCCGCGCTGCGCGATCACAACGTGCGGCTTGCGTATATTCCTTACGGCCCCGATGTCGGCGGCGGCGAGCAAAATTGCCGGTTCCAGTACGGGCTCGATACGCAATTGCTCGCATGGCGCATCTTTGCACGTTCGCAGGCGCATCGGATGCGATATGAGCGCCACTTGCCGGGCAGCGCGAAGCGCGTCGTCGTCACGGGGCATCCGAAGCTCGATGAGCTTCATGGCGCGCCCGCCGGCAACCCGTTTTCGCCACTGGTGGACGGCAAGCACGTATTCCTTTGGAATCCGCATTTTTCCGTCGGCTTTCCCGCGGAGCTGCGTTGGTCGACGTTCGATCGATATGTGAACACGATGTGCGGACTCGCCGCGCAGCGCGACGATGTGGCGATCATCATGCGGCCGCATCCTAACCTGTTCCATACGCTGATGCTTCATGAGCCGGGAAAGCGGCTGATCGCGACGCTGATCGCGTTCGCGAAACGGCATCGCAATTTCGTGATCGACCAGTCGCCTCTATACAGAGCGGCTTTCGATGCATCGCACGCGATGATGACAGACACGAGTTCGCTCATGTACGAGTACCTCGTCTGTGACAAGCCCATTCTGCATCTGGATTGCGAAGGCGGCGCGGGCCTGAACGAGGAGGGCAGGCAACTGGTGCGCGGGATGTCGCGCGCACGTGCGGAATGCGACATCGTTTCATTCGTCGAGGACATCGTGCGCGGGCGCGACGCCACGCAGGCATCGCGCCGGCGCGTGATCGCCGAGGTGCTCGGCGTTCACGACGGCAAGAATGGCGAACGCGTGAAGCTTGCCGTCGACCGTTCGGATCTCTGGCAATCGATGCCTGCCTGA
- a CDS encoding flagellin — protein sequence MLSLHTNLASMRIQGALGRTQQDLTTSMTRLGTGYRINSASDDAAGLQIATRLKSQHLGMGVAFQNTQNATSMLQTAEGAFKEVEQILHRMNALATQAADSAWTQADRDSLQKEYDALGTELKNIVDNTSYGGEKLFVAGASGATGGKLTEKLTFQIGNTSGEVMELDVSTALAAAVKAFGDASQVFGGGASGASGNTDITSISGANALLDNLSAALSAVGSLRAEIGAGQNRLTHIANNLTNMRDNTQDAEGRIRDVDYASETANMTKLNILQQAGGSMLKQASQMSQLVLSLLQ from the coding sequence ATGCTTAGTCTGCACACGAACCTCGCTTCGATGCGCATCCAGGGCGCTCTGGGTCGCACGCAACAAGACCTCACGACGTCGATGACGCGTCTCGGTACGGGCTACCGTATCAACTCGGCATCCGATGATGCCGCAGGCCTCCAGATCGCGACGCGCCTGAAGTCGCAACACCTCGGCATGGGCGTCGCGTTTCAGAACACGCAGAACGCAACGTCGATGCTGCAAACGGCGGAAGGCGCGTTCAAGGAAGTCGAGCAGATCCTGCACCGCATGAACGCCCTCGCGACGCAGGCGGCCGACTCCGCATGGACGCAAGCCGACCGTGACTCGCTGCAGAAGGAATACGACGCGCTCGGCACGGAACTGAAGAACATCGTCGACAACACGTCGTACGGCGGCGAGAAGCTGTTTGTCGCCGGCGCCTCCGGCGCGACGGGCGGAAAGCTGACGGAAAAGCTGACGTTCCAGATCGGCAATACGTCGGGCGAAGTGATGGAACTGGACGTGTCGACGGCGCTTGCGGCGGCCGTGAAGGCATTCGGGGACGCGTCCCAGGTGTTCGGCGGCGGCGCATCCGGCGCATCGGGCAACACCGACATCACGAGCATCAGCGGCGCGAATGCGCTGCTGGACAACCTGTCCGCCGCGCTGTCGGCAGTGGGCAGCCTGCGTGCCGAGATCGGCGCGGGCCAGAACCGCCTGACGCACATCGCGAACAACCTGACGAACATGCGCGACAACACGCAGGACGCGGAAGGCCGCATTCGCGATGTCGATTACGCGAGCGAAACCGCGAACATGACCAAGCTGAACATTCTGCAGCAAGCGGGCGGCTCGATGCTCAAGCAGGCGAGCCAGATGAGCCAGCTGGTCCTGTCGCTGCTGCAGTAA
- the motA gene encoding flagellar motor stator protein MotA, producing the protein MQLAIGILLVFGCVFGGFVLHGGALSSIWQPTEILIISGAAAGALVMGNPRSVLSEMGSQIKHVIARKSNGVEFQRELLLMLYELLETVRDGGLKALDQHVEEPKESDLFRKYPMILAQPRLIAFIVDNFRLMAMGRITQHELEGMLDQELEAIESELMQPSRSLSKIAESMPGFGILAAVLGIVTTMANIGGSVSEIGLQVAAAMVGTFIGILLCYGVLEPLASAMVHRVKSDMSALECVKVVLCAQVAGKPTLLAVDAGRKLIQLDVKPSFSKLESWIMEI; encoded by the coding sequence ATGCAATTGGCAATTGGGATCCTACTGGTATTCGGCTGCGTGTTCGGCGGATTCGTGCTGCACGGCGGCGCGTTGAGCAGCATCTGGCAACCGACCGAAATCCTGATTATCTCCGGTGCGGCTGCGGGCGCGCTGGTGATGGGCAATCCGCGCAGCGTGCTGTCCGAAATGGGCTCGCAGATCAAGCACGTGATCGCCCGCAAGAGCAACGGCGTCGAGTTCCAGCGCGAGTTGCTGCTGATGTTGTACGAGTTGCTCGAGACGGTGCGCGACGGCGGCCTGAAGGCGCTGGATCAGCATGTCGAGGAACCGAAGGAAAGCGATCTGTTCCGGAAGTATCCGATGATTCTCGCGCAGCCGCGTCTGATTGCATTCATCGTCGACAATTTCCGGCTGATGGCGATGGGGCGCATCACGCAGCATGAGCTCGAAGGGATGCTGGATCAGGAGCTCGAGGCGATCGAGAGCGAACTGATGCAGCCGTCGCGCTCGCTGTCGAAAATCGCGGAATCGATGCCGGGATTCGGCATTCTCGCGGCGGTGCTGGGCATCGTCACGACGATGGCGAACATCGGCGGGAGCGTGTCGGAGATCGGTCTGCAGGTGGCCGCCGCGATGGTCGGCACATTCATCGGCATCCTGCTGTGCTACGGCGTGCTGGAGCCGCTTGCCAGCGCGATGGTGCATCGCGTGAAGAGCGACATGTCGGCGCTGGAGTGCGTGAAGGTGGTGCTGTGCGCGCAGGTGGCGGGCAAGCCGACGCTTCTCGCCGTCGACGCGGGGCGCAAGCTGATCCAGCTGGACGTCAAGCCGAGTTTCTCGAAGCTCGAGTCCTGGATCATGGAAATCTGA
- a CDS encoding flagellar motor protein MotB, with protein MSTNKEAGHGPTIIRRAHKRHEEHSGGAWKVAFADFTLALMALFMVLWVMNVTPEKERKQVAAEIAGRPFFDGGVGIFEQRSRKPVVAPFDAQQPERVKRRTPGAARERTIDSLQQRRALAARIMDEASRLGMDGNVATAINDDGVRITIHDSDKQGMFERRSDALNPQFVRLLTALVPVLGTVTNKMVIVGHTDATQYADTSVFSNNWNLSSRRALRARQILADGGMDVQRMFQISGMGDSVPAVPDNPNHDMNRRVELLLLTSRAEDTWRRLFRSEDVDVRPSADGIGLTVDQAPPGADRPASAREPAR; from the coding sequence ATGAGCACGAACAAGGAAGCGGGGCACGGGCCGACGATCATCCGGCGGGCGCACAAGCGCCACGAGGAGCACAGCGGCGGAGCATGGAAAGTCGCCTTCGCCGACTTCACGCTGGCGCTGATGGCGCTGTTCATGGTGCTGTGGGTAATGAACGTCACGCCGGAGAAGGAGCGCAAGCAGGTGGCCGCGGAGATCGCGGGGCGGCCCTTTTTCGACGGAGGCGTCGGCATCTTCGAGCAGCGCAGCCGCAAGCCGGTTGTCGCGCCGTTCGATGCGCAGCAGCCCGAGCGGGTGAAGCGCCGGACACCCGGCGCGGCGCGCGAGCGCACGATCGATTCGCTGCAGCAACGCCGCGCGCTCGCCGCGCGCATCATGGACGAGGCGAGCAGGCTCGGCATGGACGGCAACGTCGCAACCGCGATCAACGACGACGGCGTTCGCATCACGATTCACGATTCCGACAAGCAGGGGATGTTCGAGCGGCGCAGCGACGCGCTGAATCCTCAGTTCGTCAGGCTGCTCACGGCGCTCGTTCCGGTGCTCGGAACCGTGACGAACAAGATGGTGATCGTCGGGCACACCGATGCGACGCAGTACGCCGACACCTCCGTGTTCAGCAACAACTGGAACCTGTCGAGCCGGCGCGCGCTGCGCGCTCGCCAGATCCTCGCGGACGGCGGCATGGACGTGCAGCGCATGTTTCAGATTTCCGGCATGGGCGACAGCGTGCCGGCCGTGCCGGACAATCCGAACCACGACATGAACCGGCGCGTCGAACTGCTGCTGCTCACCAGCCGCGCCGAAGACACGTGGCGCAGGTTGTTTCGCAGCGAGGACGTCGACGTCCGGCCGAGTGCGGACGGAATCGGGCTGACGGTGGATCAGGCGCCGCCCGGCGCGGATCGGCCCGCGTCCGCCCGCGAGCCGGCTCGCTGA
- a CDS encoding response regulator — MKKILSVDDTVTIRRLIAHVLTSSGYEVDEAQDGCAGLEKAAENDYDLILTDYNMPHMDGISMLRAIRALPAHGATPIVVVTTEFGADLKQQGRDAGATGWMVKPIHPGKLVEMVRRLIG; from the coding sequence ATGAAGAAGATTCTCTCGGTCGACGATACGGTCACCATTCGACGGCTGATCGCGCACGTTCTCACATCGTCGGGCTACGAGGTCGACGAGGCGCAAGACGGGTGCGCTGGGCTCGAAAAGGCGGCCGAGAACGACTATGACCTGATTCTCACCGACTACAACATGCCGCATATGGACGGCATCAGCATGTTGCGAGCGATTCGGGCGCTGCCGGCGCATGGCGCGACGCCCATCGTCGTCGTCACGACGGAGTTCGGCGCCGATCTCAAGCAGCAAGGGCGCGATGCGGGCGCCACAGGTTGGATGGTCAAGCCGATCCATCCCGGGAAACTCGTCGAGATGGTCCGCCGGTTGATCGGTTGA
- a CDS encoding chemotaxis protein CheW, whose amino-acid sequence MSIDLSQFSDVFFEEAEEHLRAMETLLLACDVSNPDAEDLNAIFRAAHSIKGGAGAFGFVELTGVTHVLETLLDRIRKKELPLRAAMVDAFLRATDLLAVMLAAYRSAEALPEQSIAETKRSLERLSQGEGAHDGDAVTPVSEPVAAPAEHDGDAHPLAEDLDDAYRDTSPAVTPPPGCLHVRIAAGAPIDDAGVMSCLASYGRVLEHHPGSCDRPWRYLCETSRDAADIHGTLTFLIDPDRLAIDQAATEEGAMPPEWEEEHDGYGFFVPVPPIDGGEAAREADARAEPAREEAGNARAATGRPETEAIAPAGDAPAASADAPASASLSSPRSRPAGDAAGGDGAAKRNGAGGSSIRVSVEKVDQLLNLVGELVITQSMLAQAATELDSNQRERLIGGIGQLERNSRELQEAVMSIRMLPISAVFNRFPRVVRDLAMQLGKQVDLQMIGEHTELDKGFIEKLADPMMHLVRNSVDHGIEAPQARVRGGKPATGRLTLRASQQGSDIAIEVIDDGGGLKRERILEKARESGLPVSEAMTDREVWMLIFEPGFSTAAAVTDVSGRGVGMDVVRRNIQAMGGRIDVDSTPGVGTAISIRLPLTLAILDGMSVRIGGSRYIVPLAFITEAVMPADTDIRTVQGSGRVVNVRGEYLPLRSLADLFETGQDTTDGSLALILACDSQKVALLVDELLGQHQVVIKNLETNYRRVRGAAGATIMGDGRVALILDVMSLVMSARNSANVSEVESV is encoded by the coding sequence ATGTCGATAGATTTGTCTCAATTCAGCGATGTGTTCTTCGAGGAAGCGGAAGAACACCTGCGCGCGATGGAAACGTTGCTGCTCGCGTGCGACGTCAGCAATCCCGATGCCGAAGATCTCAATGCGATCTTCCGGGCGGCGCATTCGATCAAGGGGGGCGCCGGGGCGTTCGGTTTCGTCGAATTGACCGGCGTCACGCATGTGCTCGAAACCCTGCTGGACCGGATCAGAAAGAAGGAATTGCCGCTGCGCGCGGCGATGGTCGATGCGTTTTTGCGCGCGACGGATCTGCTGGCTGTGATGCTCGCGGCGTATCGCAGCGCGGAAGCGCTGCCCGAGCAGAGCATCGCGGAGACGAAGCGCAGCCTGGAGCGCCTGAGCCAAGGCGAAGGCGCGCACGACGGCGATGCCGTCACGCCCGTTTCGGAACCCGTGGCCGCCCCGGCCGAGCATGACGGCGACGCACATCCGCTTGCGGAAGATCTCGACGACGCGTATCGGGACACCAGTCCGGCTGTGACGCCGCCGCCCGGCTGCCTGCATGTGCGGATCGCGGCCGGCGCCCCGATCGACGACGCAGGCGTGATGTCGTGCCTCGCGAGCTACGGCCGCGTGCTCGAGCATCATCCGGGAAGCTGCGATCGGCCGTGGCGTTACTTGTGCGAGACCTCGCGCGATGCGGCCGACATTCACGGCACGCTGACGTTCCTGATCGATCCGGATCGCCTGGCCATCGACCAGGCCGCGACCGAAGAGGGCGCGATGCCGCCGGAGTGGGAAGAGGAACACGACGGCTACGGCTTCTTCGTGCCGGTGCCGCCGATCGACGGCGGCGAGGCGGCTCGTGAAGCCGATGCCCGCGCCGAGCCGGCGCGGGAAGAAGCCGGCAACGCGCGCGCCGCGACGGGGCGCCCTGAAACGGAAGCGATCGCGCCCGCGGGCGACGCGCCGGCTGCATCGGCGGACGCGCCGGCTAGCGCATCGCTTTCATCCCCCCGATCGAGGCCCGCGGGCGATGCCGCCGGCGGCGACGGCGCGGCGAAGCGCAACGGCGCGGGCGGCTCGTCGATTCGGGTCAGCGTCGAGAAGGTCGATCAGTTGCTCAATCTGGTCGGCGAACTGGTGATCACGCAATCGATGCTCGCGCAGGCGGCCACCGAGCTGGATTCGAATCAGCGCGAGCGTTTGATTGGCGGGATCGGGCAGCTCGAACGGAATTCGCGCGAGCTTCAGGAAGCCGTGATGTCGATCCGGATGCTGCCGATCTCCGCGGTGTTCAACCGGTTCCCCCGGGTCGTGCGCGATCTGGCGATGCAGCTCGGCAAGCAGGTGGATCTGCAGATGATCGGCGAGCACACCGAGCTGGACAAGGGGTTCATCGAAAAACTCGCGGACCCGATGATGCATCTCGTGCGCAACAGCGTCGATCATGGGATCGAGGCGCCGCAAGCGCGTGTGCGAGGCGGCAAGCCCGCGACGGGCCGGCTGACGCTGCGCGCGTCGCAGCAAGGCAGCGACATCGCGATCGAGGTCATCGACGACGGCGGCGGCCTCAAGCGCGAACGCATTCTGGAGAAGGCGAGGGAAAGCGGTCTGCCGGTATCGGAGGCGATGACCGATCGCGAAGTCTGGATGCTGATCTTCGAGCCGGGTTTCTCGACCGCCGCGGCCGTGACCGACGTGTCGGGCAGAGGCGTCGGCATGGACGTCGTGCGCCGAAACATTCAGGCGATGGGCGGACGGATCGACGTGGATTCGACGCCGGGCGTGGGCACCGCGATCTCGATCAGGCTACCCCTCACGCTGGCGATTCTGGACGGCATGTCGGTGCGGATCGGCGGTTCGCGCTACATCGTGCCGCTCGCGTTCATCACCGAGGCCGTCATGCCCGCGGATACGGACATCCGCACGGTTCAGGGAAGCGGGCGCGTCGTCAACGTTCGCGGCGAATACTTGCCGCTGCGCTCGCTCGCCGATCTTTTCGAGACGGGGCAGGACACCACCGACGGCAGCCTCGCGCTGATTCTCGCTTGCGATTCGCAGAAGGTCGCGCTGCTCGTCGACGAACTTCTGGGGCAGCACCAGGTGGTGATCAAGAACCTCGAGACCAACTACCGGCGCGTGCGCGGGGCGGCGGGCGCGACGATCATGGGCGACGGTCGCGTCGCGCTGATCCTCGACGTCATGAGCCTCGTCATGTCCGCGCGGAATTCGGCAAACGTTTCGGAAGTGGAAAGCGTGTAG
- a CDS encoding chemotaxis protein CheW — protein MIETENAQRETLVFRLGAEEYGVDILKVQEIRGYDASSVTGIVTEPHYIKGVINLRGNIVPVIDLRGKFGLGDAEYGATTVTIILNVSGRTVGIVVDGVSDVVVFKRDQIRPAPELGAAIRAEYVDGLGLLDARMIILLGIERLLMSGDFELPAAMA, from the coding sequence TTGATTGAGACGGAAAACGCCCAGCGGGAGACGCTGGTGTTCAGGCTAGGCGCGGAGGAGTACGGGGTCGACATCCTGAAGGTGCAGGAGATCAGGGGGTACGACGCCTCGTCGGTCACGGGCATCGTCACCGAGCCGCATTACATCAAGGGCGTCATTAATCTGCGGGGCAACATCGTGCCCGTCATCGATCTGCGCGGGAAGTTCGGGCTGGGAGACGCGGAATACGGCGCGACGACAGTCACCATCATTCTCAACGTGTCCGGCAGGACGGTGGGAATCGTCGTCGACGGCGTATCCGACGTGGTGGTGTTCAAGCGCGACCAGATCCGTCCCGCGCCCGAGCTCGGCGCGGCGATCCGGGCGGAGTACGTCGACGGCCTGGGCCTGCTGGACGCGCGGATGATCATCCTGCTGGGCATCGAACGCCTGCTCATGAGCGGCGATTTCGAACTGCCGGCGGCAATGGCTTGA